From a single Notolabrus celidotus isolate fNotCel1 chromosome 7, fNotCel1.pri, whole genome shotgun sequence genomic region:
- the helt gene encoding hairy and enhancer of split-related protein helt isoform X1 → MASKMKDRKRTPISHKVIEKRRRDRINRCLNELGKTVPMALAKQNSGKLEKAEILEMTVQYLRALHSADFPRGREKGELLAEFANYFHYGYHECMKNLVHYLTTEDRAESKDIKYARILAFLQSKSRAVTEPVFGSVGSMPEPCDFLGQLHSSPEHQSHSPSESVYQQSPAGHFSWHGSARSPGISYPAVPLSAHTQQHAGYLSPVQGLDHHYFNFIGHTHANTFSLHSAQHAM, encoded by the exons AGAACTCCCATTTCTCACAAAGTCATCGAGAAACGAAGACGGGACCGCATTAACCGCTGCCTTAACGAATTAGGAAAAACTGTACCAATGGCGCTGGCAAAACAG AACTCTGGAAAACTGGAGAAGGCTGAGATCCTGGAGATGACAGTTCAATACTTGCGCGCGCTCCACTCAGCGGATTTCCCCCGGGGGAGAGAAAAGG GTGAACTTTTGGCCGAGTTTGCAAACTACTTCCACTACGGATACCACGAGTGTATGAAGAACCTGGTGCATTACCTAACCACAGAGGACAGAGCTGAATCCAAAGACATCAAGTACGCGCGGATCCTTGCCTTTTTACAGTCTAAGTCCCGCGCGGTCACAGAGCCCGTGTTCGGCTCCGTGGGCTCGATGCCGGAACCGTGTGACTTCCTCGGTCAGCTGCACTCCTCTCCGGAGCACCAAAGCCACAGCCCCTCGGAGTCCGTGTACCAGCAGAGTCCAGCGGGACACTTCTCATGGCACGGCTCAGCGCGGAGCCCGGGCATCTCGTATCCAGCAGTGCCGCTCTCTgcgcacacacagcagcacgCGGGATACTTGTCACCCGTGCAGGGACTCGATCACCACTATTTCAACTTCATCGGTCACACGCACGCCAACACGTTCAGTCTGCACAGTGCGCAGCACGCCATGTAA
- the helt gene encoding hairy and enhancer of split-related protein helt isoform X2, translating into MALAKQNSGKLEKAEILEMTVQYLRALHSADFPRGREKGELLAEFANYFHYGYHECMKNLVHYLTTEDRAESKDIKYARILAFLQSKSRAVTEPVFGSVGSMPEPCDFLGQLHSSPEHQSHSPSESVYQQSPAGHFSWHGSARSPGISYPAVPLSAHTQQHAGYLSPVQGLDHHYFNFIGHTHANTFSLHSAQHAM; encoded by the exons ATGGCGCTGGCAAAACAG AACTCTGGAAAACTGGAGAAGGCTGAGATCCTGGAGATGACAGTTCAATACTTGCGCGCGCTCCACTCAGCGGATTTCCCCCGGGGGAGAGAAAAGG GTGAACTTTTGGCCGAGTTTGCAAACTACTTCCACTACGGATACCACGAGTGTATGAAGAACCTGGTGCATTACCTAACCACAGAGGACAGAGCTGAATCCAAAGACATCAAGTACGCGCGGATCCTTGCCTTTTTACAGTCTAAGTCCCGCGCGGTCACAGAGCCCGTGTTCGGCTCCGTGGGCTCGATGCCGGAACCGTGTGACTTCCTCGGTCAGCTGCACTCCTCTCCGGAGCACCAAAGCCACAGCCCCTCGGAGTCCGTGTACCAGCAGAGTCCAGCGGGACACTTCTCATGGCACGGCTCAGCGCGGAGCCCGGGCATCTCGTATCCAGCAGTGCCGCTCTCTgcgcacacacagcagcacgCGGGATACTTGTCACCCGTGCAGGGACTCGATCACCACTATTTCAACTTCATCGGTCACACGCACGCCAACACGTTCAGTCTGCACAGTGCGCAGCACGCCATGTAA